In Humulus lupulus chromosome 6, drHumLupu1.1, whole genome shotgun sequence, a single genomic region encodes these proteins:
- the LOC133785836 gene encoding uncharacterized protein LOC133785836, which produces MENMLIKDKLVTNIDSTTNVDSIANISTDDTDNNDEEGERNNIDDGFVELNLNVPCPKNRTFDDYFDDAYICNVPDASSAPHTLEDNHLPLPRVSPSDHCNERSHVSSTPSSNATSIDEDDFCVGQYFVDMKEMKMKWRIRATKAYATGLFVICKHCNEHTCSLEMRQNHHRQATCSIIGEHLKVRYEGVKKGPNPTQIVNEMNKNLGVKCSYWKARKCAHELIRGSAANSYPKLPSYLYMVQKSNPGTYTRLIVDEEQKFKYLILSLGVSIRGFRYMRKVISIDGTHLKNQFGGNLLIATAQDGNFQIYPLAFGIVDYENDASWNWFLTCLRDQVPDTTGLVFISDRHESIIKVVRNVYKNAYHGACMWHLGQNIETKFSGQGLKKLFEKTTKAYRVSEFTKLFAEISTKKPSLATYLKNASFESWTNANSCPTPLTVDVEDIMRQRYVKSRYMRVTPINLSEFHVKGEPLDDLVNTEEHSCTCREFDIDKIACVHGVTAAMYRGVDVYSLCSKFYMTELWRMSYA; this is translated from the exons ATGGAAAATATGCTCATTAAGGATAAACTTGTTACTAATATTGATTCTACTACAAATGTTGATTCTATTGCAAACATTTCTACTGATGATACTG ATAACAATGATGAAGAGGGGGAAAGAAACAATATTGATGATGGTTTTGTTGAGTTAAATTTGAATGTCCCATGTCCTAAAAATAGAACTTTTGATGATTACTTTGACGATGCATACATATGTAATGTTCCTGATGCTAGTTCTGCACCTCACACTCTTGAAGATAACCATTTACCACTTCCTCGTGTATCCCCTAGTGATCATTGTAATGAAAGAAGTCATGTTAGTAGTACACCAAGCTCAAATGCAACAAGTATTGATGAAGATGATTTTTGTGTTGGTCAATATTTTGTGgatatgaaagagatgaagatgaAA TGGAGAATTCGTGCGACAAAGGCATATGCAACAGGTTTGTTTGTTATTTGCAAGCATTGTAATGAGCACACTTGTTCTTTAGAAATGCGACAAAATCATCATCGACAAGCAACCTGTTCTATTATTGGAGAGCACTTGAAAGTGAGATATGAAGGTGTGAAAAAAGGTCCAAATCCAACACAAATAGTTAATGAGATGAACAAGAATCTTGGTGTAAAGTGTAGTTATTGGAAGGCAAGAAAGTGCGCACATGAACTTATAAGGGGTTCAGCGGCAAACAGTTATCCAAAACTCCCCTCTTACTTGtacatggtccaaaagtctaATCCTGGTACATACACTAGATTAATTGTTGATGAAGAACAGaaattcaaatatttaattttgtctTTGGGAGTATCCATTAGAGGTTTTCGTTACATGAGAAAAGTTATATCTATTGATGGAACTCATTTGAAAAACCAGTTTGGAGGAAATTTACTCATTGCAACTGCACAAGATGGAAATTTTCAAATTTATCCTCTTGCTTTTGGTATTGTTGATTATGAGAATGATGCATCTTGGAATTGGTTTTTGACATGCTTACGAGATCAAGTGCCTGATACTACTGGTTTAGTGTTTATATCTGATAGACACGAAAGCATTATAAAGGTAGTTCGAAATGTATATAAAAATGCTTACCATGGAGCTTGTATGTGGCATCTTGGACAAAATATCGAGACAAAATTTAGTGGTCAAGGTTTGAAAAAGTTGTTTGAGAAGACAACAAAAGCGTACAGAGTTTCAGAGTTCACAAAGTTATTTGCTGAGATTTCTACAAAAAAACCAAGTCTGGCAACATACTTGAAGAATGCATCTTTTGAAAGCTG GACAAATGCAAATTCTTGTCCAACACCACTTACAGTTGACGTAGAAGATATAATGAGACAAAGATATGTAAAATCAAGGTACATGAGAGTTACACCCATTAATCTAAGTGAGTTCCATGTTAAAGGTGAGCCACTAGATGATCTAGTTAATACTGAGGAACATTCTTGTACATGTCGAGAGTTTGACATTGATAAGATTGCATGTGTTCATGGCGTCACTGCAGCAATGTATCGTGGAGTAGATGTTTATAGTCTATGCTCAAAATTCTACATGACTGAATTGTGGAGGATGTCTTATGCATAG